The following is a genomic window from Onthophagus taurus isolate NC chromosome 1, IU_Otau_3.0, whole genome shotgun sequence.
TTTGATAAAGGATAAATCACTCTATGCGATGaacatattaaattatatggttgtataacaaaaaaatcgagaaagagttttctgaaaatattaaattagaaaattacaatcaaaggaaGCGCTGAAATAACGCCGGTGgcagctttaaatgtcaaaaaaatgacagtttcAACAATGGTTGTAAAAAAGGAGATTTTAAGGTTAATCAGtgtttttgaagaattttagTAGATGgaatcaaaaatattgtacatagaggtaaaaacaataaaatttataaccgATAAAATTCGTACAAATGAGGCtgaaattatttccaacaactttttaggatttaagaaaaatttagagaaaatttttaggatttataagatattatagaaaaaagtatcaccttattaataaagaaacccATCTTGTAtatgaaaaaaacatttatattgTAATGCTATATTTTATATTGGAATGTTGCAAACAAATTGGTTACATTATACtggttttgaataaaaatgttatggtCTCATATTAAATCAGACAGAATACTCTAACGCAAAAATTATGTCAGAATATGCAAAATATTAACATTGTTGAAAGGTGTCTAGTATTGAATGACTAAGATATCTACTTTAGGCCTTGGCCAACAacaatgatattaaaaaattaatataatggCCCtctaaagtttctttttaattgaacATACGCTAGTTGAATTTTTACGATGATTTCTGAAATCTCTTTTAGATCATGCTACAGAAATTTGTGTATAGAAATGTTAATCATTGAAGAGGAACTCTGAAAAGTCAACAAGATcaaatgaatttgaaaaaaaaaaacttttattttgaaagattttaatttagtaaGAGTAGATGTGAATTAACTTGGTAGTTTATGTTAGTAGCTTTtacgattaaaataaatttattaagttattaataataaaaatattctcgTCGTGACTCTGTTGttttattagaattattttttgatttaattcatttgatctttaatttttcagtttgtctctttttgttttaattcggACCTGTTCGTCAATTTTGCAGAGTTAAGGCTGCGCTGACGGATTTTTCCGATCTGTGAACTAAAAACCAGATCAATCGTCAACAACAAACATCCTTCTTCCCTCCTTTTTAATGAATTGTGATTCGTAGActgatttgttaattaattaacatattGTAATATAATGTagtaatttatcaattttaactgtataaataaattttttttttgttgttaactcAGAATTTTTCTGAATTCAACAcactcttttattttattatataaaaaaatcaaaatttggtctataataacatattttattaaattttgtgatataatgtaaaattgcgaacaataagataaaagctcttaataatacataaaaaatttaatgtaaaacaCACAAATTAAATTCACAACAAAAATACTGAAATTACTATAAgattaaaatagattttatttctttggcGAGATACAACACTTTTAGATTATGAGCTTAGTGCAAAATTTATCATATACAtccaaattttttctttgatatatGTGACTAgcgaaaattaaaagataattttaagacttaaaaattcaagaattaatacttaatcactgataggtacaaattaaaatcacgtttatttttaaaaacaatcaaGCGCGATCCCCTGAGCCGGGCGTGTTACTTTCTTGATTAGCCAAAGGATCTAATTCAGCAAACAAACTGAGCCAAGACATCTGAGCTTTTTGGTCGGTAGTCGGTTTTTTCGATTCAGTCATTTTATCTAATTCgtccaaattaaaattcatccCTTCTTGAAGTAATTTCGACGGCATAAAATCGCCGCCAAGAAAATCGGAAGTTGACGGCCAAGAAAGATCTAATAAAGTACCATTTAATGGCGTCTTAGGGGTTTCGTTATTTGTAGGAGTTGAAAAATCTTCGCCTAAGAGATTTGTAGTTTCCGAACTATCTTCTTTAGGAGATTCAGTTTCCTCTTTTTCAGGTTTAGAGTCTTTGGTGTCTGTATATTCagcattaaaaaaagtatgttTATCTTTATCAATTTGGTTTGAAGACAATTCTGGGACTGTATAAAATTCGTATGGTtttatatccgttactttatcAGCTGCTGTTGATAAAGCTTCAGAAGCTTTCGTGGAAAATATAGAAATTGCGTTTTGATAAGAAACTAGTGCATGTGAAAACATATTACATCGTGCAGCAGCTAATAAATCAACTTTTTGAAGACAAGCTAACATATACCTATCAAATCTTGTTTTTGTTGATCTTACATAAGACTGAGCCTTTCGAAATTGTTCTAATCCGTGTCCTGTATCAGGATCTAATTGAGATGAAGCAGATTTCATCCAACTTAAAGCTGCACGATACTCCGTTCGATACTTTTCCATTTCAACAACAGTTCCTCTTGTATCTGATACAGCTCTACCCCTAAAAGTTTCCACTTCATGATGTAATCTAACTAAAGGCGGTCTAATTGTTAAACGTTGATGACCAATATATGCAAGAGATTTTCCAGCTGTTGACAAAATATGTCCAGCATTAgaatttttctcatttttaccaCATTCCTTTAAGTATCGTCCCAACGCGTTTTCCTCTTGGGCTAAATAACACAAACGTTCCTGGTACAAGTCGATAACACGCTGCAATTGAACGCAAGTATCAGATATAGAACGAAAAAGTTCCAATTTAGCGTCCAACTCCGCATCGGACGACACGATACATTCGTCTTCTTTACCGCCCAATTTCCTTAGGACGGACTTCTTTGTCACCCAATACTGGTGTTGCATTGTATTCATTTTCGCCccaattaaaaatatagttttgaaaaaattatcttcattACAGGATTGATGacattttgtttgtaaacGTCAAATAACCTATTTGTTATCACAGACATTAAAAGTAGCTACGAGGCGAGTTTAAAGTGAGATAGAGATATATATGAGAAAGatgaaagaatttaaattcgtTACAAATTGATTATATTTGATGTAATTATggttaaaaaagttatataacgttaaaatatgaataaatatGTAATGTTAAgtgtaaatagtgtttaaaatcgttttaataatGATATGAATATagcaaataaatcaattacatGTTCAGAATTaccaactttaaaatttgtaaataaacgaAACCACCCCTCTTCTAGAAATCAAACGAAATGAGATAATTCGCCCCACAAAAACGCCGGAAAGTGACCGTTTAACGAATTTTTCGTATAAAATGGGTTCCGAAACCGACGAAGTTCTAATAGAGGATTCCGACGAGTCTCTGCTCGACATTAAAGAggttaatttaatcaattatcTCATTACAATCcctgaattaaaataatttcagcTGAACGATGTCGAATACGACATTCCGCCGGTTGCCGCTCCATCCCTTGAGACTATTTTATGGGATATGGAATCAGAAGAGGGCAGTGACAACACATCTTTACATTCCTTGCAAAGTTTAATGGTAAAGTTACGTTCAATGCTCTATCATTGCGTTTTGCAAGGAATTTCTACTCAAGTTACTTCAGCATGCGAACGTGTTGGAGCTGGTTTACCTACAGTTATAACAAATAGTCAGAAATTAGTGGCTATTGGTACATCTCATGGTTATGTCTTGGCGTTTGATTCCGAGCAAAATTTGTGCTGGTGTTGTCATGATTTAAGTACTAGTGATCAAGGTGCCATATCTGCCTTAGCTTTTAATTTAGATTCTACAAGACTGTTAATAgggtataaatttttatttattagtaaagacagttccttttttaatatttaattttatttatttaggtaTGAAAGAGGTTATATTTCAATGGTTGATGCATTATCTGGGGATATAGTAAGAAGAATGCCTGACGCCCATGCGCCTCATTCTGCAGTTTTACAATTACGATTTACTACATTAAACAGTTTGGCTTTATGTGGGGATTCATCTGGTTGTGTTTTTTCATTATCATTTGGTCGAAGAATTGGAGTACGAGTTTCTGATagtaaatgtttattttctgGAGCTCGAGGTGAAGTTTGTTGTTTTGAACCTTTGGTGCAAGGACAAGAAATGTTGGGAAATCACGTCGTCGTTGCAATGGCTACTTTATCAAAAGTACAATATTAAACGGTTGTGAAGTTAGCCATAGATTCCAgccatagattttaaaatcgaaaaatgaccaatttttgcaattcaaaacgcaaattaatattaatatttgagtttagcacTCTTAGAACATTccctatacaaaaatttatgggagagtgttttcatttaagggtgtaaaaaaatcccaaaatctaaaaattaacaatttctgcaattcgaaacgcaaattgaaattcatatttgagttAGCACTTTTAGAACAACCCCTATATAAACGTTTACGGGGGGTGTTTTATTTAAGGGCgtaaaaaatcccaaagttgtggATATCgcgtgcgcgcgtatactgttcaaccaaaatcgaaaaatgaccaAATTCTGCaactcaaatatgaattttaaaccATATTACATCTGGTACATGTTCAAGCAGGtctattaaattgttatgtaAAAATTCATTGTATGCTGCGCTAGCTAAAAAAAAACTCGGTAAAAAATAAAgaccaattaaattatttccaataaGCCCCACACTTTAcgcaaaattttctttgattgttCATTTCCCTTGTTAAATGCGGGTTTTGAATACGGTGaaagtgatttaaaaatgCAGTTTATTAATGGATGTCCgagagttgttaaaaaaaactactATCCCtacaaaaagtcaaggcccctcactttagagatcgatatcttcgtaaccgctcaatggaaaaaattgcggtaaagtttattgtaatcagtgaacatttctgcgtatcacatgttaatttggaaattttcgggtccgcggtttttcttttatcgcgagttaagtgaaaaaaataCCCGATTAATGCCAGCAACTTTGtccactttgcgattttttctccaaaactatttgacgaaaaaatttcaaatttcaacTGGCGTTAAACCGGCGTATTCTTAAtgtggggcatattttatttttcaatactcCATATaatttcgcggaaaatcgcggtttagtaggatgcggttaCTTCGAAAGCGACCTGGCGGATTTCAACacgttttttatcaaaatatgtcaaataatgtcggttgtcggattccgttatcagtttttcaaaattaaggctccctaattttttaagagcgatttaatggaattacaaattgaaGAGAAACAGCTATGCGGGGAGAGGAGGGTTCCGTCAATCAGAACAGATGGTGTgtcccagacagtacgtcACGCCTTTACTTTACCtccataaagaaataaggcgcgacgtcctgtctgggacgcaccatctgttccgattggacggaacccaTGTTACCCCGCAGAGCTTAtatctgtttctctttaatttttaattctattaaatcgctcttaaaaaaatagggtgctctaattttgaaaaactgataacggaatccgacaaccgacattatttgacatattttggtcaaatcCGTGAGGAAATCCACTCAGTCTTTTCGACATAACGGTGgcttactaaaccgcgattttccgcgaaactgtatggaatatcgaaaaaataaaatatgccactcattaagaacacatcaggcTACCACCTGTTGAAAACTGTTGAAACCTATTCAAATTTTGTCGTAtgatagttttcgagaaaaaaaatcgcaaagttgacaAAGTTCCTTTAACTTGCGATAACAAGAAAACCGtggatccgaaaattttcaaattgacatattacgtagaaatgttcagtgattacaacaaactttgtcgcaatttcttttatcgaacgattgcgaagatatcgatctctaaagtgaggggccttgacttgttgcacggatagtagttACTTCCCAACGGACAGAGTACAACATATACTATCAAAATACACGCGGATTGAATACAAAAATCAATGCATTTTTACTTCGGTCGATGCATCGGACTTTGATGTTATTGCTCTCAGTGAAACTTGGCTCAAGGAGAGCGTAGACTACGAGATTTTTCCAGACAGGTATGACGTTTTTGGGTGTGATCAATCTCTCCGTAGGGGGGAGGGGTGTTACTGGCTGCTAATCCCAGAGTTGCTACTTCGAATATTATGATTATGTCCTGTCCTATTGAATCAATTGACTTGATAGCTGTACGGATTGACTTTAAAAAGACGAAATTGGCTTTTAACATTGTTTTCTGCTATTTCCCACCTGTTACACGTGGAGGAATGTATGTATAGTCACACCTTCTATTACATTGAATCAATGTTGGATATGTCTTTGGATACCATAGTCATGggtgaatttttgttaacacctcctatgaatccatagagaaggcTCTAAACGTAAAAGATATACACCCGTCGACAATCAAATGGTGTATAGTcatgttgaaaagtcggcagatcacagccagtctgCGAGGCGAGTCGCTGAGTATAAAGGCGCTAAGAGGATGTCCCCAAGAACTATCACCTTGGGGACATCCTCCAAGGATGCACTGGTGATAGCACTCCGAGGTGCAgggagtgctatcacctctattatggtgCCTGGTTGTTGATAACTTGATGAACACCCTAAGAAAAAGCGGATTCAAGAGTCAggtgtatgctgatgacctggtaatcaaAATCCAAGGTAAATATGATACAATCATGACGcaactaatgcagaaagccctacttCTCACCAGTACTTAGTAtagaagcaatgggctcagcatcaatccaaataaaatcgaaatagtccctttcactcggagaaggaagctacaaataaaagcaccctccattgaaagcagaactattaacctcaaaacagaagttaaatacctaggggtaatactagacagtaaactaacctggaactcacacttagataaggtgaggaaaaaggtcatcatggcaaaccagatctgccgcaggctcctaggaaaGAACTagggtctcaaaccacgaatgacTCATTGGGCCCACGTAGCAAgaatcagacccatggtcgcctacgcctcattggtgTAGTATATGGTATTGGTGGTCGTCTGCGCCTCCTTTTGGTTTGGTggctaaaaacaaaacataagacagcacaacaacagctggcacaaatccagcggttagcatgtcttaacataacaggtgcaatgagatcctgtccgacggctgctttggaagccctactcggtgTCACACCGTtccatttatatatacaaaaggaggcagcttcAAGTGCCTTATCGCTGAAAATAGTTTCTTCagtcaagttgatgcagggcaacctcagaggacacctcgaaatcgtcaaggacccatgtctaaatcacctgattgaaattaaaacggaccttataccgacagaatacaatttcaaccagccgtataaggtcatatttagaagcagggatgattgggcgaagggagggcctcaactaaaaagaggagccctgcCTGGtgcaccgatgcttcaaagacagttagaTTCGGAGTAGGTATGGGCATCAGTGGGTCAAACAGCCTCagacataacaattttccaagcagaagttcttgctataaacttctgcaccgctttgaacctacagaagggacagcaaggtgcatccataaacatcttcacagacagtcgggccgccttaaaggcaatttagtcctacacgtgtgactccacgctgatcagagagtgtaccagcaacctgagagaactcgctagggacaatgatgttaccctatggtgggttccaggtcacagcaacattgagggcaatgagaaggcggacaagctggccaaagaagCAGCGACACGCCCTTCATTATGTCAAATCTCTGGAGAGGGACATAagataaaaaccaaaacaACTTTTGGCGTTTTGTTAACATGAGCAGAAACAATATAAGATCTCCAGGCTCTCTCAAGTGGGCCGATGAACGTGTGTCGGATTTGCCAACAGCAGTTAACTTATTTGCCAATCATTTTGAGGCTATGCACTGTCCTGCATCATTTGGACCTACTAGTAACGATCACGCTGTTTATGATACTaattctatcacctttggtatCTCCGAAGTCAGTTGCGACGAAGTGGttaaatctttcaaaaaattcaaggCAAAGACTACAATGGGCCCAGATGAGATTCCTGCATTTTTAGTCAAGGACTGCGCCCCTGCACTCTTACATATTTTCCACCTAATAATCAAAAACTCTTAATTTGATTTGAGCGATGTTCACaactttgtgatttttttacgtccttaaatgaaaacaccccccgtaaatttttgtatagaGGTTATTCTAAGAGTGctaaattcaaata
Proteins encoded in this region:
- the LOC111421113 gene encoding islet cell autoantigen 1, which codes for MNTMQHQYWVTKKSVLRKLGGKEDECIVSSDAELDAKLELFRSISDTCVQLQRVIDLYQERLCYLAQEENALGRYLKECGKNEKNSNAGHILSTAGKSLAYIGHQRLTIRPPLVRLHHEVETFRGRAVSDTRGTVVEMEKYRTEYRAALSWMKSASSQLDPDTGHGLEQFRKAQSYVRSTKTRFDRYMLACLQKVDLLAAARCNMFSHALVSYQNAISIFSTKASEALSTAADKVTDIKPYEFYTVPELSSNQIDKDKHTFFNAEYTDTKDSKPEKEETESPKEDSSETTNLLGEDFSTPTNNETPKTPLNGTLLDLSWPSTSDFLGGDFMPSKLLQEGMNFNLDELDKMTESKKPTTDQKAQMSWLSLFAELDPLANQESNTPGSGDRA